Proteins encoded by one window of Candidatus Odinarchaeum yellowstonii:
- a CDS encoding serine hydroxymethyltransferase produces the protein MSNTINLIASENVASIAVKEAMICDFGDRYAEGWPGERVYAGCKYIDQVELITAKLARQLYNAEFADVRPISGVVANLVVYTAFTNPGDRIMALSIPDGGHISSGKEKTWGTAGKVHGLKVQNFVFDEKEMCIDIDATVKRIRELESKGDHISLYQLGASVFLFPHPVKEIKAIAEEYGAFVNYDAAHVAGLIAGKKFQDPLREGADSMTFSSHKTLPGPQHGVVLSWNKYAEYIKKAVFPGTTSNHHLHNVAALGVALAEMLKFGEEYASQIIRNAKQLAASLYDLGFNVVAEHKGFTESHTILVDISKLGDGMQIEQLLEKANIIVNRNLLPWDIRNGRDYMRPGGIRLGVSEVTRLGMRESEMKAIAELIKKAIIDRKPPEKVAEEVSELRKSFQKLHYCFDSSRGAYEYIQLRK, from the coding sequence ATGTCTAACACTATTAATTTAATAGCTAGCGAAAACGTGGCTTCAATAGCTGTTAAAGAAGCTATGATATGTGATTTCGGTGACAGATACGCTGAAGGCTGGCCTGGTGAACGTGTTTACGCCGGTTGCAAGTATATTGATCAAGTTGAACTAATCACCGCTAAACTTGCTAGACAACTTTACAACGCCGAATTCGCTGACGTGAGACCTATCTCAGGTGTTGTAGCGAACCTTGTAGTTTATACAGCTTTCACAAACCCCGGCGATCGTATAATGGCTTTATCTATACCTGACGGCGGTCATATAAGCTCAGGTAAGGAGAAGACGTGGGGGACAGCTGGTAAAGTTCACGGTTTAAAAGTTCAAAACTTTGTATTCGACGAGAAAGAAATGTGCATTGATATAGATGCTACCGTTAAAAGAATAAGAGAACTTGAAAGTAAGGGCGATCACATCTCATTATATCAACTAGGCGCCAGCGTTTTCCTATTTCCTCACCCTGTTAAAGAAATTAAGGCTATAGCGGAAGAATACGGCGCATTCGTTAACTACGACGCCGCTCACGTAGCCGGCCTGATCGCGGGTAAGAAATTCCAAGATCCTTTAAGGGAGGGCGCGGATTCAATGACTTTTAGCTCTCATAAAACTCTTCCAGGGCCTCAACATGGAGTGGTTTTATCTTGGAATAAATACGCTGAATATATTAAAAAAGCGGTTTTCCCTGGGACTACAAGCAACCACCATCTTCACAACGTAGCCGCGCTCGGTGTTGCTTTAGCGGAAATGCTGAAATTCGGGGAGGAATACGCTTCACAAATCATTAGAAACGCTAAGCAACTGGCTGCTTCACTTTACGATTTAGGCTTCAATGTTGTTGCAGAACATAAAGGGTTCACTGAATCTCACACTATACTAGTGGATATATCTAAGCTAGGTGATGGAATGCAAATTGAACAACTTCTCGAGAAAGCTAACATCATCGTTAACAGAAATCTTCTACCATGGGATATTCGAAACGGCCGAGATTATATGCGACCCGGTGGGATAAGACTGGGGGTAAGTGAAGTAACCCGTCTAGGCATGCGCGAATCAGAGATGAAGGCGATCGCTGAACTTATTAAAAAAGCAATTATAGATAGGAAACCGCCTGAGAAAGTCGCTGAAGAAGTTTCAGAGTTGAGGAAGAGCTTCCAGAAGCTTCATTACTGTTTTGACTCTAGTCGAGGAGCCTACGAATATATTCAGTTGCGGAAATAA
- a CDS encoding ZPR1 zinc finger domain-containing protein, with product MSSYSRCPVCERGSLNLSSTEVELPYYGKAYIITLICEICAFRITDVVLSKVNPPTSYYAKIDSVEDLKIKVVKSSTGIIRIPEMGVKMEPGPVSQGFITNIEGILQRVEDVTIMVKGWLTDERKLQRCNQLLEKISKAVNGEFEFTFIIEDPLGNSMLVGEPSQIIKKRKLSERQINKMLSKRKS from the coding sequence ATGTCATCTTATTCTAGATGCCCTGTCTGCGAAAGGGGGTCTTTAAATTTATCGTCCACGGAGGTGGAGCTACCTTACTACGGTAAAGCATATATTATCACATTGATCTGCGAGATATGCGCTTTCAGAATAACAGATGTGGTGTTAAGTAAAGTTAACCCTCCTACATCTTATTACGCTAAAATAGACTCGGTTGAAGACTTGAAGATAAAAGTTGTTAAGAGTTCGACAGGGATTATTCGAATACCTGAAATGGGTGTTAAAATGGAGCCGGGGCCTGTCTCCCAAGGATTTATAACTAATATTGAAGGGATACTGCAGCGAGTAGAAGATGTGACTATAATGGTTAAAGGCTGGTTAACTGATGAAAGAAAACTGCAGCGGTGTAATCAGCTTTTAGAAAAAATTAGTAAAGCGGTTAACGGAGAGTTTGAATTCACTTTTATAATAGAGGATCCTCTAGGTAACAGTATGCTTGTAGGGGAGCCGAGTCAAATTATAAAGAAGAGAAAATTAAGTGAAAGGCAGATTAATAAAATGCTTTCGAAACGAAAATCTTAA
- the sepS gene encoding O-phosphoserine--tRNA ligase produces the protein MVKFDVNKILKEAEEDYEKAWIQTAELIPKKSKGFRLEKNGVSHPVMDFIQKFRASFIELGFEEVILPTILPEEEVYKEYGPEAPIILDRIFYLAGLPRADIGLSERKKEEILRIYPDFSKFNELQEIFRKYKKSEIEADNLLDIMVKELTLPEEVASKIIDKVFHEFKELKPIPSNLTLRSHMTALWFPVLKELSKKRLPPIQLFTVGEKFRREQSLDSTHLYSSFTASCVILNENLSLNDGVSVAKTILNHIGFKEVKFEFKQTTSKYYAPKTEFEIFIYHPHRNDWVEVGDGGFYSPVSLAKYEVDTPVFNIGFGVERFVMVLQQEDDIRSLVYPYFYKEIAFTDQDIAKSIFLIEQPKTDLGIEIMNKIVNVCVENKDRESPVTITVDERVVNGKKLKVTVWETDPGVKLLGPAALNEIFVLNGNIIGSLPNEELLSKAVRTNITYLKATAALAAAAVEKLIEKTSGEAVIRVRMSKQPSDVNIGIPENIRKFITANRRRIDVRGPVFIGITASLE, from the coding sequence ATGGTTAAATTCGATGTTAATAAAATTCTTAAAGAAGCTGAAGAAGACTACGAGAAAGCTTGGATTCAAACAGCAGAATTAATACCTAAGAAAAGCAAGGGCTTCAGGTTGGAGAAAAATGGTGTAAGCCACCCTGTAATGGATTTTATTCAAAAATTTAGAGCGTCATTCATAGAACTAGGGTTTGAAGAAGTGATTCTCCCAACAATCCTACCTGAAGAAGAAGTGTACAAAGAGTACGGCCCTGAGGCGCCTATAATTCTTGACAGAATATTCTACTTAGCCGGTTTACCAAGAGCGGATATAGGTTTAAGTGAAAGAAAAAAAGAGGAGATTCTCCGCATATACCCTGATTTTTCAAAATTTAATGAACTCCAGGAAATCTTCAGAAAATATAAGAAATCAGAGATAGAAGCTGATAACCTGCTTGATATTATGGTTAAAGAGTTAACGCTCCCCGAGGAGGTTGCCAGTAAAATCATAGATAAAGTTTTTCATGAATTCAAGGAGCTTAAACCAATACCTTCAAATCTAACGCTTAGATCACATATGACTGCGTTATGGTTCCCTGTTTTAAAAGAACTTTCGAAAAAGCGTCTTCCACCGATTCAATTATTTACAGTTGGTGAAAAATTTAGAAGAGAGCAAAGCCTTGATTCAACTCATCTATACTCTTCTTTCACAGCTTCATGTGTTATATTAAACGAGAATCTTAGCTTAAATGACGGTGTATCCGTGGCTAAAACTATTCTAAACCATATCGGTTTTAAAGAAGTTAAATTCGAATTTAAACAAACAACATCAAAATACTACGCGCCTAAAACTGAGTTTGAAATATTCATCTATCATCCTCATAGAAACGACTGGGTTGAAGTAGGGGACGGTGGCTTCTACAGTCCAGTATCCCTAGCCAAATACGAGGTTGACACCCCTGTATTCAATATAGGGTTCGGGGTGGAGCGTTTCGTTATGGTTTTACAGCAAGAAGATGATATTCGAAGCCTAGTTTACCCATACTTCTACAAGGAGATCGCTTTTACTGATCAGGATATAGCTAAAAGCATATTTTTAATAGAACAGCCTAAAACAGATTTAGGGATTGAGATAATGAATAAAATAGTAAACGTCTGTGTTGAGAACAAGGACCGTGAGTCACCGGTTACAATTACAGTGGATGAGCGTGTCGTTAACGGTAAAAAGCTTAAGGTTACTGTTTGGGAAACCGACCCGGGTGTTAAGCTATTAGGCCCAGCTGCGCTTAACGAGATATTCGTTTTAAACGGTAATATTATAGGGAGTTTACCTAATGAGGAGCTTTTAAGTAAAGCTGTTAGAACGAATATAACATACTTGAAGGCTACAGCTGCTTTAGCAGCCGCGGCTGTTGAAAAACTTATTGAAAAAACCAGCGGTGAAGCGGTGATCAGAGTTAGAATGTCAAAGCAACCCTCAGACGTGAATATAGGAATACCTGAGAATATTAGAAAGTTTATAACAGCTAACCGGCGGAGAATAGATGTTCGAGGACCTGTATTCATCGGTATCACAGCGAGTTTAGAATAA
- a CDS encoding preprotein translocase subunit Sec61beta, with amino-acid sequence MSKTRKRREEAQMPIAGAGLIRFFQDESTGLKVSPKTVILSSILIMLTVLFLYLMFPLT; translated from the coding sequence GTGTCTAAGACTAGAAAGAGAAGAGAGGAAGCTCAGATGCCGATAGCCGGCGCTGGTTTAATTCGATTCTTTCAAGATGAATCCACTGGTTTGAAAGTGAGCCCTAAAACTGTTATATTAAGTTCCATTCTCATAATGTTAACAGTGTTATTTTTATATCTAATGTTCCCGTTAACTTAA
- a CDS encoding MBL fold metallo-hydrolase: MKLIRDNGLVVEKENKKIAIDPQSRLSGSDLTLISHAHIDHIQGLNRDSSILSSRETYEILKLRAHQPLNCIQLALRQLYEDDDIKITPYNSGHVLGSFQFLIESDEESILYSSDINCVKSLTTLPAESVEADTLILESTYGRPEYSLPPREDVYAEIVEWCVKTLNRGRIPVFKAYSLGKSQELIKLMNSYLHVPVIVDSSVAFISRVYNENGMRLNFINQQEEEAQELLKEKSCILIISSFQANSFLFERDVFEFAFTSGWALKFKPKNFSAAFPLSSHADYYQLLKFVEACAPRKVYTFHGYAEDLAKAIKAKLNIDAQPVYEIPQRKLSEF; the protein is encoded by the coding sequence ATGAAACTTATACGGGATAACGGATTAGTTGTTGAAAAAGAGAATAAAAAGATTGCAATCGATCCGCAGAGTCGGCTAAGCGGATCTGATTTAACTCTTATCTCTCACGCTCATATAGATCATATTCAAGGATTAAACCGGGATAGCAGTATTCTTTCAAGTAGGGAGACGTATGAAATATTAAAGTTGAGAGCCCACCAGCCTCTTAATTGCATTCAACTAGCTTTACGCCAATTATATGAGGATGATGATATTAAAATTACACCTTATAATTCAGGTCACGTATTAGGTTCATTTCAGTTTCTTATTGAAAGTGATGAGGAATCTATTCTATATTCCTCCGATATAAACTGTGTTAAATCTTTAACAACCCTACCAGCTGAGAGTGTAGAAGCGGATACTCTTATATTAGAGTCCACTTACGGTAGACCTGAGTATTCTCTACCCCCCAGAGAAGACGTTTACGCTGAGATAGTTGAATGGTGTGTGAAAACACTCAACCGCGGGAGGATCCCTGTTTTTAAAGCTTACTCGTTAGGTAAAAGCCAGGAACTTATTAAATTAATGAACAGTTACCTTCACGTCCCCGTGATAGTTGACTCCAGCGTCGCTTTCATAAGCAGAGTGTATAATGAGAATGGTATGAGGCTTAATTTTATAAATCAACAAGAAGAGGAGGCGCAAGAGCTTCTCAAAGAGAAATCATGTATTCTAATAATCTCATCTTTTCAAGCTAACAGTTTCTTATTTGAAAGAGATGTCTTCGAATTCGCTTTCACTTCAGGTTGGGCGCTTAAATTTAAACCTAAAAACTTCTCTGCAGCGTTTCCTTTAAGTAGCCACGCCGACTACTACCAGCTTTTAAAATTTGTCGAAGCATGTGCGCCTAGAAAAGTCTACACGTTCCACGGTTACGCAGAAGACTTAGCTAAGGCGATAAAAGCGAAATTGAATATAGACGCTCAACCGGTTTATGAGATACCCCAGAGAAAACTCTCCGAGTTCTAA
- the twy1 gene encoding 4-demethylwyosine synthase TYW1 — MSIIPSDVRKQLLKQKYHIVGAHSAVKKCRWLHKSLVENKACYKEKFYGIRSHRCVQCTPAVIWCPNYCVYCWRVMPQDVGLNWDPLGVKSITGDEPEVIFEGFLREQRRILSGYNPEGNRKVDKVKWLEAQDPKHFAISLSGEPLLYNRINELIEYIKNKGKTVFLVTNGQEPERLAVLNEPTQLYISLSAPNKEVFKRTCRPTYPDGWQRLQRSLELLSTFKCPTVLRLTLVKDINMVNPEGYAESILKSNCHYVEVKAAMFVGGSLFRMRFENMPRHSEIKEFAEKLADLTGYYIIDEVLNSRVVLLSRVKKH; from the coding sequence ATGTCTATAATACCATCAGATGTGAGAAAACAGTTGCTGAAGCAAAAATATCATATTGTAGGCGCTCACTCAGCTGTTAAAAAATGCAGATGGCTTCATAAAAGTCTGGTTGAAAATAAAGCCTGTTATAAGGAGAAATTTTATGGTATAAGAAGCCATAGGTGTGTTCAATGCACACCTGCTGTGATATGGTGTCCGAATTACTGTGTATACTGCTGGCGGGTCATGCCCCAAGATGTGGGATTAAACTGGGATCCATTAGGTGTTAAATCCATCACAGGGGATGAACCTGAAGTTATATTCGAAGGTTTTCTCAGAGAGCAGAGGAGAATTCTCTCAGGTTATAATCCTGAGGGTAACCGTAAGGTTGATAAAGTTAAATGGCTTGAAGCCCAGGATCCGAAGCACTTCGCTATCAGCCTTTCAGGTGAACCTCTACTATATAATCGGATAAATGAGTTAATCGAGTATATTAAAAATAAAGGTAAAACCGTTTTCCTTGTTACTAACGGCCAGGAACCGGAGAGATTAGCCGTGTTAAACGAGCCCACACAACTATATATCTCTTTAAGCGCGCCGAATAAAGAGGTTTTTAAAAGAACTTGCAGGCCGACTTACCCAGACGGTTGGCAGCGTCTTCAGAGAAGCTTAGAGCTGCTATCAACTTTTAAATGCCCTACCGTGTTACGCCTAACATTAGTGAAAGATATTAACATGGTTAACCCTGAAGGCTACGCTGAATCTATTCTGAAATCTAACTGTCACTATGTAGAGGTGAAAGCCGCGATGTTTGTAGGGGGTTCATTATTTAGAATGAGGTTTGAAAATATGCCAAGACACTCTGAGATTAAAGAGTTCGCTGAAAAATTAGCTGATTTAACAGGCTACTATATTATAGATGAAGTTTTAAACAGTAGAGTTGTCCTGTTAAGTAGAGTTAAAAAACATTAA
- a CDS encoding CBS domain-containing protein — protein sequence MIAKDLMTVDFKFAEVPGTRQEVLELFKKYGVSGLPVVKKGTRKVLGIVTRNDMMLKPSETQLALIMSRNPMTISENTPIEEIAKIMLEKNISYLPVVEGEEMKGLVTIADVVWKGLTHLELKESIKPYVQRKITAVWEQTPINVAYIILRLARTQSLLVLDNSGQLAGIVTDSDIVSKSEVKIEASTSNLHSTGEGAEWDWESASILYITKRVLHLPETPISEIMVRNVITVNEYTSISDCADKMRVNDIDQMPVLNAEGELIGLIRDVDLLRSLVSKRTD from the coding sequence TTGATAGCTAAAGATCTCATGACCGTGGATTTCAAGTTCGCTGAAGTGCCTGGAACCAGGCAGGAAGTTCTTGAATTATTTAAAAAATACGGCGTTTCAGGTCTACCCGTAGTTAAGAAAGGGACTAGGAAAGTTCTCGGAATAGTTACAAGAAACGACATGATGCTTAAACCTTCTGAAACCCAGCTAGCCTTAATAATGTCTAGGAATCCTATGACTATCTCTGAGAACACTCCAATAGAAGAAATAGCTAAGATAATGTTGGAGAAGAATATTTCATATCTACCCGTCGTCGAAGGCGAAGAGATGAAGGGACTTGTAACCATTGCAGACGTGGTTTGGAAGGGGTTAACACATCTAGAATTAAAAGAGAGTATAAAACCATATGTCCAACGTAAAATCACAGCTGTATGGGAGCAGACTCCTATTAACGTAGCCTACATAATACTCCGCTTAGCTAGAACCCAGTCGCTACTAGTGTTAGATAACAGCGGTCAGCTAGCCGGTATAGTGACAGATAGTGACATCGTCTCGAAGAGTGAAGTTAAAATTGAAGCAAGCACCTCGAACCTCCACTCCACAGGGGAAGGAGCTGAGTGGGACTGGGAGTCCGCTAGTATCCTTTACATAACGAAGAGGGTTTTACACTTACCTGAAACACCTATCTCAGAGATCATGGTTAGAAACGTCATCACCGTGAACGAATATACTTCCATCTCAGATTGCGCTGATAAAATGAGGGTGAACGATATAGATCAGATGCCTGTCTTAAACGCTGAAGGAGAGCTTATCGGTTTAATACGGGATGTAGATCTCTTAAGAAGCCTAGTATCTAAAAGAACTGACTGA